GGGCGTTGTCACCGTCAGCCTTGGCGGGATTTACCTCATCGTCTTGCTCGTTCAGGAGTCACGCAAGAAATGACCGATTCAACCACCCGCTTGCGCGGCGAAAGCCTTACTCTCGGCTACGGTAAAAAAATCATTGCCCGCGATTTAACCGTCGCCATACCTGACGGCCATTTTACGGCAATCATCGGCCCGAACGGCTGCGGTAAGTCGACCCTGCTGCGCACCCTCAGCCGCTTGATGACACCGGTTGAAGGTCACGTCTTCCTCGACGGCGAGCAGATCCAGCGCTTTGCCAGTAAAGAGGTGGCACGACGCATCGGGCTGCTGGCGCAAAACGCCACCACACCGGGAGACATCACGGTGCAGGAGCTGGTCTCACGCGGACGCTATCCGCATCAGCCGCTGTTTACCCGCTGGCGCAAGGAAGATGAAGACGCGGTGAGCCGCGCGATGCAGGCAACGGGCATTACCGACCTTGCCCGGCAGAGCGTGGACACGCTTTCCGGCGGCCAGCGTCAACGGGCGTGGATCGCAATGGTGCTGGCGCAGGAGACCTCCATTATGCTGCTGGATGAGCCGACAACGTGGCTCGATATCAGCCATCAGATTGATCTGCTTGAGTTGCTAAGCGATCTCAACCGCACGCAGGGTTACACCCTGGCGGCGGTGCTGCATGATTTGAATCAGGCCTGCCGCTATGCCACGCATTTAATTGCACTGCGCGACGGCGAAATTGTGGCGCAGGGTGCGCCGAAGGAGATTGTGACGCCGGAGCTCATCGAGCGGATCTACGGCATGCGCTGCATGATTATTGACGACCCGGTGGCGGGCACGCCGCTGGTGGTGCCGCTTAGAAAGCGTTCGCGCTGATGCCCTCACCCCGGCCCTCTCCCCGTGGGAGAGGGTTAGGGTGAGGGGAAATCACTACCCCAACATCTTCTGCAACACCGGCCCAATCTTCTCAAACGCCTGCGGCGAAATGATGTCCACGTGGGCGCAATCCTGGCTGTAGACCTCCAGTTCATTCACCCACGGCGACCACGCGACCTGCGGATCCATCGTTCGCGTACGCTCGGCAACAAACAGCGTTGCTTTCCCGTCAAACCGCGAACTGTGCGCCGTGGTGAGCAGCCGCACCGCGTCGGCGTAGTTACCTTCAATGGCGTTGAATAGCGCGCTGGAGCCCTGCCCCTGCTGGGCGGCGATAAACGCCTGACGCTCGCGCTCAATTTCGGCCAGCACCGCCGGGTCGAGTCCGTTGGCCTCTTTTTCCGCCCAGTTCTGGGTTTC
This region of Enterobacter cloacae complex sp. R_G8 genomic DNA includes:
- the fepC gene encoding iron-enterobactin ABC transporter ATP-binding protein, coding for MTDSTTRLRGESLTLGYGKKIIARDLTVAIPDGHFTAIIGPNGCGKSTLLRTLSRLMTPVEGHVFLDGEQIQRFASKEVARRIGLLAQNATTPGDITVQELVSRGRYPHQPLFTRWRKEDEDAVSRAMQATGITDLARQSVDTLSGGQRQRAWIAMVLAQETSIMLLDEPTTWLDISHQIDLLELLSDLNRTQGYTLAAVLHDLNQACRYATHLIALRDGEIVAQGAPKEIVTPELIERIYGMRCMIIDDPVAGTPLVVPLRKRSR